In Festucalex cinctus isolate MCC-2025b chromosome 21, RoL_Fcin_1.0, whole genome shotgun sequence, one genomic interval encodes:
- the LOC144010755 gene encoding uncharacterized protein LOC144010755, whose product MSHTGTTAQFAQLEVRSEVHSSSSRHSSGSTASQAAAQARAIAEAALTRARYAQRRIDMEVEKARIEATLDALKQEGEAEAALAAAEVLEAAAEEALHPTNLVSPGIPGTTPPSIRRAQEFVDTHFQKEQDSVAEELDDTEHQ is encoded by the exons ATGTCACATACTGGGACCACGGCACAATTCGCTCAACTTGAGGTCAGGTCGGAGGTCCACTCTTCGTCATCACGGCACTCCAGTGGATCGACTGCAAGCCAGGCTGCAGCTCAAGCTCGAGCCATCGCCGAAGCCGCCCTCACCAGAGCCCGGTACGCCCAACGCCGAATCGACATGGAGGTTGAAAAGGCACGCATAGAGGCAACACTCGACGCTCTGAAGCAAGAGGGTGAGGCTGAAGCAGCGCTCGCCGCAGCTGAGGTTTTGGAGGCTGCAGCTGAAGAGGCACTCCACCCCACTAATCTCGTGAGCCCAGGCATCCCAGGTACAACACCGCCTTCTATTAGACGTGCACAAGAATTCGTGGacacacattttcagaaagAACAAGACTCTGTAGCGGAAGAGCTGGATGACACGGAGCATCAG TGA